In one window of Silvanigrella paludirubra DNA:
- a CDS encoding translocation/assembly module TamB domain-containing protein: MNFLSGSLNLNEVYIKEKDKKNDSLKEFKLSLNQLTVSFDVFSSYIKRIPVIQKIILRGSDINLSYDSSNKLIIPEFLNFNKNDNEDLDIPKLIQDNMTHIPFEIEGINLKFSLGSIEQKNYQKISISHLEIKKTINQKGIPALKSNILITDSEVIFPWLIDKISLNLIDINLLIASDGSLLIENLELKSNLAELQTDIRGIISSNILDSSYVANVKKLDLNSKEVFHLLEMSSSGRAVLSGIVISGKKITDEPIFNGRIKWNDFKLKQFDIYSGEADLYYKDKTINYSNAKIKTLKEGKILSKGFFQLYDKFYFENKAEIIKFSFAELIHGLGVPFTPIEFSINSKEMFVSGYIQSLDHKKVFELFANGKGSANSMIVTSFPDQVGRDPIPNIDFDLNLTANVLGLALDSTKAYITKSKLGDQGEVDVKKGYIDFTPIKGIAVNTNLIGSQINLSFLNYFLKFKTTGVGSFIGDVTVKPGSTDVVFEGDAEANDGEMFGLKFHNYKGKLGLNSKNVWTKDSIIQLSDIDKLKFLNIYIKEANIEYNNLNSKIVAYSDAGDLSVLSYSSSYWLNPLFHNSSGKLNKLSVNMSGLLLHLSTWDLNLNSDIDNLKFINGEVKKSKINLSCNTGVCSNSLLSFTGLKEKNNPEESLNSLPFVLIELIRFSFDDSVFRAKFNNVPLGMFSNDKDKKIQGYLNSSIQMTGKWDNLGGYMNSQVYKFKYNEFHIGDFSFNAYPNDQKQIVFDMKSFSNQFLIKYIMPNNIQGQSFLNIDLLDFDATAFLTDELRSQYGLFSQFTASIKMNGLTPFNNFHDKNWIHNWKGQGIIESGSLQLGKMLFELSNNNEILFDGKELKLSPLSFNGQLGKFEIGKSNINFFENHINTSIYINASLNKVDQMADFFGPSEGSLNGQFNINGKLNDIKTTGDLVLDAKVLSLKNYQPAFTNLYGRLEFNGNKLELNTFNAVKGTGTVNGAGSIDFSTLFKENPESPNLYFKFSARNADLRLQIPIFQVVDTNFDADILFSGNEKPYNISGDVNFKKLRIFKDIGCSEIANQIIAMTNNVNPQLVSSNPFASFNINFQGINSLIMQTQCVRGRFSTSPSVNLSGDSSNPVLVGNFTTDSANLFLLKSRFEVKRGDFNFIEMQKYDPNIDIQMESRIASYTITATLNGRFSHPKIDLSILPPNLPNGDRMNQTDIISIISTGQIPTQSSSGNLLSASTSVFSFFGGGVADLGFLNNTLSTVTGGLVDNINVVPISQNGQYSWRATASRSVTERINLGVSYQGQTGDAGPSQIIYANYFLNDVISLFSSYSLTNPSVSTQQQSRDDLTGGLRFRFGSQ; encoded by the coding sequence TTGAATTTTCTTAGTGGTTCATTAAATCTTAATGAGGTATATATTAAGGAAAAAGATAAAAAAAATGATTCATTAAAAGAATTTAAGCTTAGTTTAAATCAGCTTACAGTATCATTTGATGTATTTTCTTCTTATATTAAAAGAATTCCTGTAATTCAGAAAATTATACTAAGAGGTAGTGATATAAATTTATCTTATGATTCATCAAATAAATTAATTATCCCAGAATTTTTAAATTTTAACAAAAATGACAATGAAGATTTGGATATTCCCAAACTAATCCAAGATAATATGACTCATATTCCTTTTGAAATTGAAGGCATTAATTTAAAATTTAGCTTAGGTTCAATAGAGCAAAAAAATTATCAAAAAATTTCAATATCACATTTAGAAATAAAAAAAACGATAAATCAAAAAGGAATTCCTGCCTTAAAATCAAATATTCTTATAACGGATTCTGAAGTTATTTTCCCATGGTTGATTGATAAAATATCTTTAAATTTAATAGATATTAATTTATTAATAGCTTCAGACGGTTCTTTATTAATTGAAAATTTGGAATTAAAAAGTAATTTAGCAGAATTGCAAACTGATATAAGAGGGATTATTTCGAGCAATATTCTGGATTCCTCATATGTAGCAAATGTTAAAAAATTAGATTTAAATTCAAAAGAAGTTTTTCATTTATTAGAAATGAGTTCATCTGGTAGAGCAGTTCTTTCTGGAATTGTAATTTCAGGAAAAAAAATTACAGATGAACCCATTTTTAATGGAAGAATAAAATGGAATGATTTTAAATTAAAACAATTTGACATTTACTCTGGTGAAGCCGATCTTTATTATAAAGATAAAACAATCAATTATTCAAATGCAAAAATTAAAACTTTAAAAGAGGGAAAAATTTTATCTAAAGGATTTTTTCAACTATATGATAAATTTTATTTTGAAAATAAAGCAGAAATTATAAAGTTTTCTTTTGCTGAGTTAATTCATGGTTTAGGGGTTCCTTTTACACCTATTGAATTTTCAATTAACTCTAAAGAAATGTTTGTTTCAGGATATATTCAAAGTTTAGATCATAAAAAAGTTTTTGAATTATTCGCAAATGGAAAAGGCTCTGCTAATAGCATGATTGTGACATCTTTTCCTGACCAAGTGGGTCGCGATCCTATTCCTAATATTGATTTTGATTTGAATTTAACAGCCAATGTTTTGGGATTAGCTTTAGATAGTACAAAGGCCTATATAACAAAATCAAAATTGGGCGATCAGGGTGAAGTTGATGTTAAAAAAGGATACATTGATTTTACTCCTATTAAAGGAATTGCAGTAAATACTAATTTAATTGGAAGCCAAATAAATTTATCATTTTTAAATTATTTTTTAAAATTTAAAACAACTGGCGTAGGTAGTTTTATTGGAGATGTAACGGTAAAACCAGGTTCAACGGATGTTGTTTTTGAAGGAGATGCTGAAGCGAATGATGGAGAAATGTTTGGATTAAAATTTCATAATTATAAAGGAAAATTAGGTTTAAATTCAAAAAATGTTTGGACAAAAGATTCAATAATACAATTAAGCGATATTGATAAATTAAAATTTTTAAATATTTATATAAAAGAAGCTAATATTGAATATAATAATTTAAATTCTAAAATTGTTGCTTATTCTGATGCAGGTGATTTATCTGTTTTGTCTTATTCAAGTTCTTATTGGCTTAATCCTTTATTTCATAATTCATCAGGAAAATTAAATAAATTAAGCGTTAATATGTCTGGTCTTTTGCTTCATCTTTCAACTTGGGATTTAAATTTAAATTCAGATATAGATAATTTAAAATTTATTAATGGAGAAGTTAAAAAATCAAAAATAAATTTAAGCTGTAATACTGGAGTTTGTTCTAATTCTTTATTATCATTTACTGGATTAAAAGAAAAAAATAATCCAGAAGAATCTTTAAACTCTTTGCCTTTTGTTTTGATAGAATTAATACGATTTTCATTTGATGATTCTGTTTTTAGAGCAAAATTTAATAATGTTCCTTTAGGAATGTTTTCAAATGATAAAGACAAAAAAATACAAGGTTATTTAAATTCTAGTATTCAAATGACAGGAAAATGGGATAATCTTGGCGGATATATGAATTCTCAAGTTTATAAGTTTAAATATAATGAATTTCATATTGGTGATTTTTCTTTTAATGCTTATCCTAATGATCAAAAACAGATAGTTTTTGATATGAAATCATTTAGCAATCAATTTTTAATAAAATATATTATGCCTAATAATATTCAGGGGCAATCATTTTTAAATATAGATTTATTGGATTTTGATGCAACAGCTTTTTTAACTGATGAATTAAGATCTCAATATGGCTTATTTTCACAATTTACAGCTAGCATAAAAATGAATGGACTTACTCCTTTTAATAATTTTCATGATAAAAATTGGATTCATAATTGGAAAGGGCAAGGAATTATTGAGTCTGGGAGTTTGCAATTAGGAAAAATGTTATTTGAATTATCAAACAATAATGAAATTTTATTTGATGGTAAAGAACTAAAACTCAGTCCTCTATCATTTAATGGGCAATTAGGAAAGTTTGAAATTGGTAAAAGTAATATTAATTTCTTTGAAAATCATATTAATACATCGATTTATATTAATGCAAGCTTAAATAAAGTTGATCAAATGGCTGATTTTTTTGGACCATCTGAAGGTAGTTTAAATGGGCAGTTTAATATAAATGGAAAATTAAATGATATAAAAACTACCGGTGATTTAGTTTTAGATGCAAAAGTTTTATCTCTTAAAAATTATCAACCTGCTTTTACGAATTTATATGGAAGACTAGAATTTAATGGAAATAAACTTGAATTAAATACATTTAATGCTGTGAAAGGAACCGGCACGGTTAATGGTGCTGGAAGTATTGATTTTTCTACTTTATTTAAAGAAAATCCAGAATCTCCAAATTTATATTTTAAATTTTCTGCTAGAAATGCGGATTTAAGATTACAAATTCCAATTTTTCAAGTAGTAGACACAAATTTTGATGCAGATATTTTATTTTCAGGAAACGAAAAACCTTATAATATAAGTGGTGATGTTAATTTTAAAAAATTAAGAATTTTTAAAGATATTGGTTGTAGTGAAATTGCAAATCAAATTATAGCAATGACAAACAATGTAAATCCTCAACTGGTATCAAGTAATCCCTTTGCTAGCTTTAATATAAATTTTCAGGGAATTAATTCATTAATAATGCAAACTCAATGTGTCCGAGGAAGATTTTCTACTTCACCTTCTGTGAACTTATCTGGTGATTCTTCTAACCCTGTTTTAGTAGGGAACTTTACTACAGATTCAGCAAATCTTTTTCTATTAAAAAGTCGATTTGAAGTAAAAAGAGGAGATTTTAATTTTATCGAAATGCAAAAATATGATCCAAATATTGATATTCAAATGGAATCCAGAATTGCTTCGTATACAATTACAGCAACTTTAAATGGAAGATTTAGTCACCCTAAAATTGATTTAAGTATTTTACCTCCAAATCTTCCAAATGGAGATAGAATGAATCAGACAGATATTATTTCGATAATTTCTACGGGACAAATTCCAACTCAAAGTTCCAGTGGAAACCTTTTGTCTGCTTCTACGAGTGTTTTTTCTTTTTTTGGTGGTGGTGTTGCGGATCTAGGTTTTTTAAATAATACCTTAAGTACGGTAACAGGGGGACTCGTTGATAATATTAATGTGGTTCCTATTTCTCAAAATGGACAATACAGTTGGAGAGCTACGGCAAGTCGTTCTGTTACTGAAAGAATTAATCTTGGTGTAAGTTATCAAGGTCAAACTGGAGATGCTGGGCCTTCACAAATAATTTACGCAAATTATTTTTTAAATGATGTGATTAGTCTTTTTAGTTCTTATTCACTGACAAATCCATCTGTTTCTACACAACAACAATCTAGAGATGATTTAACAGGTGGATTGAGGTTTCGATTTGGAAGTCAATAA
- a CDS encoding POTRA domain-containing protein: MEVNKFIKYIIIILMFNFDFFVYSQIGRNKLVEPSEKAKSVELHLFVDGKETEFYSDMLNTLSNVPLNELDEAIISELIETKLYQNVEVEKLLTADNELIFVAKAFTIKRIQEVIMNGLSNYEASEYLRIISTQKGQPFNESVLKSDKEKLEKNLNEHGYLNAKIESVTVNEVSSEYVQVNFNIEKKNPCRVDQVLIEDSLSNILNFLTVPIETGSICDFKSIRETLEIQKENYLEQGYLQANVKIKDISYSANKESAKIVLQIDRGPKTTFQIYDQDSGLLNQDFLITKQGLTYSDIILMSDSDLLSILTSFYQKQGYAFPNISGPERIVDKNGNTILKFLLKKGPLVKIGKINFIGILPVSEDKVLEYIGLEKGFFSTGIPFSKDNISDYRDKLRNLYLEEGYADVQVAMPDFIPSQDKSEMNLIFRIDRGSKYTINEIKIDGAPKGFELDKKKLALILESGTSLSYLKRKNYIDEIRRQLLLRGYLYNQILINQNLISSNSEIKKIDLTFNIIPGPIVRIRKIYVDSDIIGKNNAIISSSNLESGDVFSQESFDNARLRILKHDLFSSVYVEALDNSALERKDLRIDIIIHARAKTGYSLGLSPQFSTYRGYIFAVDFTLNKLNDDGLRFFSNASVSQEKQQQTFASSETRQILGRQISLGLSESLFKLGPIVTPIDMSSTFGYQVAAESLTNREYFTINLSGEWKPSFFDLNWTFRQSIIQENSKSTSSESAVVQTIESPSISIKELLSSITLDTRNNIAWPTSGSLYNIQAGFARFGLGSQVQFNRYNFSVDSFFPIYKKLSGAVSIGGKFIMDTVNESGSTVTPPASRRSTLSDAALVRGFPESGTPPGPLLWIHYANNGVANCNTQLASLGATNLLYMKAESRYRFNEVFGMVLFADSAANYFTQQETNQINAQMNSQVAAAQASTTQCVPDGASLITPSPVNLRNLNFIEQYWQEAYVSTGIGFRLILGNYATINLDYGYPLKDPSSGSSDCVSPAEALNSSSPPKCVTRIQDSNFTGFLKFKGAIHLKIGAQF; encoded by the coding sequence TTGGAAGTCAATAAATTTATAAAATATATCATCATAATTTTAATGTTTAATTTTGATTTTTTTGTTTATTCACAGATTGGTAGAAACAAATTAGTAGAACCGTCTGAAAAAGCAAAAAGTGTTGAACTTCATTTATTTGTTGATGGTAAAGAAACAGAATTTTATTCAGATATGTTAAATACTTTATCTAATGTTCCTTTAAATGAGTTAGATGAAGCTATTATTTCTGAATTGATTGAAACTAAACTATATCAAAATGTTGAAGTAGAAAAGTTACTAACTGCTGATAATGAATTAATATTTGTTGCTAAGGCATTTACTATTAAACGTATTCAAGAAGTAATTATGAATGGTCTTTCAAATTATGAGGCCTCAGAATATTTAAGAATTATATCCACACAAAAGGGTCAGCCCTTTAACGAATCTGTTTTGAAATCTGATAAAGAAAAATTAGAAAAGAATTTAAACGAACATGGATACCTGAACGCAAAGATAGAATCAGTTACTGTTAATGAAGTTTCAAGTGAATATGTTCAGGTTAATTTTAATATTGAAAAAAAGAACCCGTGTAGAGTAGACCAAGTTTTAATTGAAGATTCTTTATCAAATATTTTGAATTTTTTAACAGTGCCTATAGAAACGGGATCAATCTGTGATTTTAAATCTATAAGAGAAACCTTAGAAATACAAAAAGAAAATTATTTAGAACAGGGTTATTTACAAGCAAATGTTAAGATAAAAGATATTTCTTATTCTGCTAATAAAGAAAGCGCTAAAATTGTTCTTCAAATTGATAGAGGGCCAAAAACAACTTTTCAAATTTATGATCAGGATAGCGGCTTATTAAATCAAGACTTTTTAATAACTAAACAAGGTTTAACCTATTCAGATATTATTTTAATGTCTGATAGTGATTTATTATCAATATTAACAAGTTTTTATCAAAAACAAGGTTATGCTTTTCCAAATATTTCTGGACCTGAAAGAATAGTTGATAAAAATGGAAATACAATTCTCAAATTTTTATTAAAAAAAGGACCTCTTGTAAAAATTGGTAAAATAAACTTTATAGGAATTCTTCCTGTTAGCGAAGATAAAGTATTAGAGTATATTGGACTTGAAAAAGGTTTTTTTTCAACAGGAATTCCTTTTTCAAAAGACAATATTTCTGATTATAGAGATAAATTGAGAAATTTATATTTAGAAGAAGGTTATGCTGATGTTCAAGTAGCAATGCCAGATTTTATTCCTTCACAAGATAAATCAGAAATGAATTTAATTTTTAGAATAGACAGGGGTAGTAAGTATACAATCAATGAAATTAAAATTGATGGTGCACCTAAAGGTTTTGAATTAGATAAAAAGAAATTAGCTTTAATATTAGAATCAGGTACTTCTTTAAGTTATTTAAAAAGAAAAAACTATATAGATGAAATAAGAAGACAATTATTATTACGCGGATATTTATATAATCAAATATTAATTAATCAGAATTTAATTTCATCTAATTCTGAAATTAAAAAAATAGATTTGACATTTAATATTATTCCTGGGCCTATCGTCCGTATTCGTAAAATTTATGTAGATAGTGATATTATTGGTAAAAATAATGCAATAATTTCTTCATCTAATTTAGAATCGGGAGATGTTTTTTCTCAAGAGAGTTTTGACAATGCAAGATTAAGAATTTTGAAGCATGATTTGTTTTCCTCTGTTTATGTAGAAGCATTAGATAACTCTGCTTTAGAAAGAAAAGATCTACGAATAGATATTATAATACATGCTCGAGCAAAAACGGGATATTCGTTAGGATTATCACCACAGTTTTCAACGTATCGTGGATATATTTTTGCAGTAGATTTTACTTTAAATAAACTTAATGATGATGGGTTAAGATTCTTTTCAAATGCTTCTGTTTCGCAAGAAAAGCAGCAACAAACATTTGCTTCATCAGAAACAAGACAAATATTAGGAAGGCAAATTAGCCTAGGTCTTTCTGAATCATTATTTAAATTAGGTCCTATTGTTACACCAATTGATATGAGTTCGACATTTGGGTATCAAGTTGCAGCAGAATCACTAACAAATCGCGAATATTTTACAATTAATTTAAGTGGTGAATGGAAACCTTCCTTTTTTGATTTAAACTGGACTTTTAGACAGTCGATTATTCAAGAAAATTCTAAGTCTACAAGTTCTGAAAGTGCAGTTGTTCAAACCATAGAAAGTCCTTCCATTTCAATAAAAGAATTACTTTCTAGTATTACTTTGGATACAAGAAATAATATTGCATGGCCTACATCGGGATCTTTATATAATATTCAGGCTGGTTTTGCTCGATTTGGATTAGGATCGCAAGTTCAATTTAATAGATATAATTTTTCAGTAGATTCTTTTTTTCCTATTTATAAAAAACTCAGTGGAGCTGTTTCTATCGGTGGAAAATTTATAATGGATACGGTTAACGAGAGTGGTTCCACTGTAACTCCTCCAGCATCAAGACGTTCTACTCTTTCTGATGCAGCTCTTGTTAGAGGTTTTCCTGAATCTGGAACACCTCCAGGTCCTTTATTGTGGATTCATTACGCAAATAATGGTGTTGCGAATTGTAACACTCAATTAGCTTCTTTGGGCGCAACAAATTTGTTGTATATGAAAGCAGAATCTAGATACAGATTTAATGAAGTATTTGGCATGGTTTTATTTGCAGACTCTGCAGCAAATTATTTTACTCAGCAGGAAACAAATCAAATAAATGCGCAAATGAATAGTCAAGTTGCTGCCGCCCAAGCTTCTACAACACAATGCGTGCCAGATGGTGCTTCTTTAATTACTCCGAGCCCAGTAAATCTCCGAAACCTTAATTTTATAGAACAATATTGGCAAGAAGCTTATGTTTCTACAGGAATTGGTTTTCGCCTTATTTTAGGAAATTACGCGACAATTAATTTAGACTACGGCTATCCATTAAAGGATCCTTCTTCAGGTTCATCGGATTGTGTTTCCCCTGCAGAGGCTTTAAATTCTAGTTCTCCTCCTAAATGTGTAACTAGAATTCAAGATTCTAATTTTACTGGTTTTTTAAAATTTAAAGGGGCAATTCATTTAAAAATTGGAGCTCAATTTTAG
- a CDS encoding tRNA-dihydrouridine synthase family protein — protein MSNLSSFFPHSRLAKLRIDFPFFIAPMVGLSHVAFRELIKSYTPHNINALKFTEMLSTRKIPNEKLETTNELKTAINESYFIPQLLGNEERFIAPSIEKLMTKMPWGFDINMGCPVSHTLKHNWGVRLMGDKDYAANVVRIVKKHSPIPVSVKLRGGISEEENFEYLHSFAETLQNAGADFLTIHARTRAQKHSGDANWNLVSQVRNLLEIPVIANGDIQTAQDAICLLNEYGVDGAMIARAATARPWIIWQISELLGNKETPIGYEGLKAPNTPEEEGLEYAKACLKLISIFADYFQDEEYILEKFRFYTATGARWFQFGHHFWRLSMRARSVAELRDTVYEFSQNCENPMSNRIKMI, from the coding sequence ATGAGCAATCTTTCATCGTTCTTTCCTCATTCTAGATTAGCAAAATTAAGGATAGATTTCCCCTTTTTTATAGCCCCTATGGTCGGGTTATCTCATGTTGCTTTTCGTGAATTGATTAAAAGCTATACTCCTCATAATATAAATGCTCTAAAATTCACAGAGATGCTTTCCACAAGAAAAATTCCGAATGAAAAATTAGAAACCACAAATGAATTAAAAACTGCTATTAATGAATCTTATTTTATACCGCAGCTATTAGGAAATGAAGAAAGATTTATTGCTCCTAGTATTGAAAAACTTATGACAAAAATGCCATGGGGATTTGATATAAATATGGGGTGTCCCGTTTCTCATACATTAAAACACAATTGGGGTGTTCGATTAATGGGAGACAAAGATTATGCTGCAAATGTTGTTCGCATTGTTAAAAAACACTCACCCATTCCTGTTAGCGTAAAGTTACGCGGAGGTATTTCAGAAGAAGAAAATTTTGAATATCTGCATTCTTTTGCAGAAACCCTTCAAAATGCAGGTGCCGATTTTCTTACTATTCACGCTAGAACAAGAGCACAAAAGCATAGCGGTGATGCAAATTGGAATCTCGTTTCTCAGGTTAGAAATTTGTTAGAAATTCCAGTTATAGCCAATGGAGATATTCAAACAGCTCAAGATGCTATCTGTCTATTAAATGAGTATGGAGTTGACGGAGCCATGATCGCCAGAGCAGCAACGGCTCGACCCTGGATTATTTGGCAAATTTCAGAGCTACTTGGTAATAAAGAAACTCCAATAGGTTATGAAGGTCTTAAAGCCCCAAATACTCCTGAAGAAGAAGGCTTAGAGTATGCAAAAGCTTGCTTAAAATTGATCTCTATTTTTGCTGATTACTTTCAAGATGAAGAGTATATTTTGGAAAAATTTAGATTTTATACTGCAACGGGGGCGCGCTGGTTTCAGTTTGGACATCATTTTTGGCGTTTGTCGATGAGAGCAAGAAGTGTAGCTGAATTAAGAGACACTGTTTATGAATTTTCACAAAACTGTGAGAATCCAATGAGTAATAGAATAAAAATGATTTGA
- a CDS encoding tetratricopeptide repeat protein has translation MKIKNKIFIWIIVFIFFISCTSSKHIEELEDNNNTEFQAESDLLNLPYYSPFFYYPESTIRSQRKLASDKFTPYDILNYLKPKTETEKLLEDNFLDPELFKSIPSNLDVIASTIHDLQRGDTQKAIEKNKNILNNLERNRTKTLNEDYGVSPFREASLILAIAYLQEGDENQAIQILEKLVTYSNTWSPIYMVLGDYYYNKKAYSLSLNVATKGIDKCNEKLSYLYVLQTKSFRGVGDIIRAKQTLNRALVLFPKNGDIELWSGIIDYDQKDYDSACKHFNAAYELNFMNPYIAHNYSYCLIKSNQYDLANEVLMKAITNSPSQAHLYFLNGVLENLRHNFYAAQKSWQTYLSLADDTDPNYKTVIFKLSQMELNEKDSTEELVYPSSSSPK, from the coding sequence ATGAAAATAAAAAATAAAATATTTATATGGATAATTGTGTTTATTTTTTTTATTTCATGTACATCTTCAAAACATATTGAGGAATTAGAAGATAATAACAATACTGAATTTCAAGCAGAATCAGATTTATTAAATTTACCTTATTATAGTCCTTTTTTCTATTATCCTGAATCTACAATTCGTTCGCAAAGAAAATTAGCCAGCGATAAATTTACTCCATATGATATATTAAATTATTTAAAGCCTAAAACAGAAACAGAAAAACTATTAGAAGATAATTTTTTAGATCCAGAATTATTTAAGTCTATTCCAAGTAATCTTGATGTTATCGCAAGTACAATTCATGACCTTCAAAGAGGTGATACACAAAAAGCAATTGAAAAAAATAAAAATATTTTAAATAATTTGGAAAGAAATAGGACAAAAACACTAAATGAGGATTATGGAGTATCTCCATTTAGGGAGGCATCTCTTATTTTAGCAATTGCTTATTTACAAGAAGGAGATGAAAATCAAGCTATCCAAATTTTAGAAAAATTGGTTACTTATTCTAATACGTGGTCTCCAATTTATATGGTACTTGGTGATTATTACTATAATAAAAAGGCTTATTCTTTATCGCTAAATGTTGCTACAAAAGGGATAGATAAGTGTAATGAAAAGTTATCTTATTTATATGTTTTGCAAACTAAGTCTTTTCGAGGAGTGGGTGATATTATAAGAGCAAAACAAACACTAAATAGAGCTCTTGTTTTATTTCCAAAAAATGGTGATATCGAGCTTTGGAGTGGCATTATAGACTATGACCAAAAGGATTATGATTCAGCATGTAAACATTTTAATGCTGCATACGAATTAAATTTTATGAATCCCTATATTGCGCATAATTATTCATATTGCTTAATAAAAAGTAATCAATATGATTTAGCCAATGAAGTTTTAATGAAAGCAATAACAAATTCGCCTTCACAGGCTCACTTATATTTTTTAAATGGTGTATTAGAGAATTTAAGACATAATTTTTATGCCGCTCAAAAATCATGGCAAACTTATTTAAGCCTAGCAGATGATACTGATCCAAATTATAAAACAGTAATATTCAAGCTCTCTCAAATGGAATTAAATGAAAAAGATTCTACAGAGGAGCTTGTTTATCCATCTAGCTCTTCACCTAAGTGA
- a CDS encoding RNA recognition motif domain-containing protein, with protein sequence MAKKLYVGNLPFSCTDAELSQAFANYGAVTSARVVTDRETGHSKGFGFVEMDQEDDALKAVENLNGKPFMGRPLTVNEARPREEGKREGSYNRRGYDART encoded by the coding sequence ATGGCTAAGAAGTTATATGTAGGAAACCTTCCTTTTAGTTGTACTGATGCTGAGCTTTCACAAGCTTTTGCTAATTATGGTGCTGTTACTAGCGCTCGTGTTGTCACTGATCGTGAAACTGGGCACAGCAAAGGTTTTGGTTTTGTTGAAATGGATCAAGAAGATGATGCCCTCAAGGCTGTAGAAAACTTAAATGGCAAACCCTTTATGGGTCGTCCTCTGACAGTAAATGAAGCTAGACCACGTGAAGAAGGAAAACGCGAAGGTTCGTATAATCGTCGTGGGTATGATGCGAGAACATAA